In Streptomyces qaidamensis, one DNA window encodes the following:
- a CDS encoding ABC transporter ATP-binding protein has product MTAATGAPTGDKPFDDRPGRQPDDRPAATGDPFDRDVLPTPPGATGSLLRSLLAPLKARVAVTTLLLLLQQAVVQAGPLLVAYAIDRAVPAFRAQDHGPLIAVGAGSLGCALAAGGLQFAFVAAAARVSQDVLLDLRGRIFRHAQALSVDFHERYTSGRLISRSTADVESLRELLDEGLQELVTVILSFVYISAMLLWLDLGLGSVAVASLVPLYALVRWYRRRAARVYRARSTAIAAVIVKFVETMNGIRPVRAFRREAANDADFGELNRRHERVNGDALLEMARYVTGSRLVANTAVASIVLWGAHRVADGTLALGVLAAAVLYLRRLYDPIDRLGMFLNSYQSAAASLEKIAGLLAQTPSVPEPAPPRQLPPLEGEHPGREVVFDGVRFGYRTGGEVLPAFDLTLPAGQTVAVVGSTGAGKSTLAKLLARFYDPSGGRVLLNGVDLRDLAVPELRRGVVMVTQEAFLFSGTVADNIAIGRPDATREEIEQAAKEIGAHDFISSLPDGYDTDVRKRGGRISAGQRQLVAFARALLADPAVLILDEATSSLDVPGERAVQRAMATVLKGRTAVVIAHRLSTVEIADRVLVMEHGRIVEDGEPSELIAGTGRFADLHRAWRDSLA; this is encoded by the coding sequence ATGACGGCGGCCACCGGCGCACCAACCGGCGACAAACCCTTCGACGACCGGCCCGGCAGGCAACCCGACGACCGGCCCGCCGCCACCGGCGACCCCTTCGACCGGGACGTCCTGCCCACTCCCCCGGGCGCCACCGGTAGCCTGCTGCGCTCCCTGCTCGCGCCCCTGAAGGCCCGGGTCGCGGTCACCACGCTCCTGCTGCTGCTCCAGCAGGCGGTCGTACAGGCGGGCCCGCTGCTCGTGGCGTACGCCATCGACCGTGCCGTACCGGCGTTCCGGGCGCAGGACCACGGGCCGCTGATCGCGGTGGGCGCCGGCTCTCTGGGGTGCGCGCTGGCCGCGGGCGGGCTGCAGTTCGCGTTCGTCGCCGCCGCGGCCCGGGTCAGCCAGGACGTGCTGCTCGACCTGCGCGGCCGGATCTTCCGCCACGCGCAGGCGCTGAGCGTCGACTTCCACGAGCGCTACACCTCGGGCCGGCTCATCTCCCGCTCCACGGCCGACGTGGAGTCGCTGCGCGAGCTGCTGGACGAGGGCCTCCAGGAGCTCGTGACGGTCATCCTGTCCTTCGTCTACATCTCGGCGATGCTGCTCTGGCTCGACCTGGGCCTCGGGAGCGTTGCGGTGGCGTCCCTGGTGCCGCTGTACGCGCTCGTGCGGTGGTACCGGCGGCGGGCCGCCCGGGTGTACCGGGCGCGGTCGACGGCCATCGCGGCCGTCATCGTCAAGTTCGTCGAGACGATGAACGGCATCCGGCCGGTGCGCGCCTTCCGCCGCGAGGCCGCCAACGACGCGGACTTCGGCGAGCTCAACCGGCGGCACGAACGGGTCAACGGCGACGCGCTGCTGGAGATGGCCCGCTACGTCACCGGCTCGCGGCTGGTCGCCAACACGGCGGTCGCCTCGATCGTGCTGTGGGGCGCCCACCGGGTCGCGGACGGCACGCTGGCCCTCGGCGTGCTGGCGGCCGCCGTCCTGTACCTGCGGCGGCTGTACGACCCCATCGACCGGCTCGGGATGTTCCTGAACTCCTACCAGTCGGCGGCGGCCTCGCTGGAGAAGATCGCCGGCCTGCTCGCCCAGACCCCGTCGGTCCCCGAGCCGGCCCCCCCCCGGCAGCTCCCGCCGCTCGAAGGCGAGCACCCCGGCCGCGAGGTGGTCTTCGACGGCGTCCGCTTCGGCTACCGCACCGGCGGCGAGGTGCTGCCCGCGTTCGACCTCACCCTTCCGGCCGGGCAGACGGTCGCGGTCGTGGGCTCCACGGGCGCCGGAAAGTCGACTCTGGCCAAGCTGTTGGCCCGGTTCTACGACCCTTCCGGCGGGCGGGTACTGCTGAACGGCGTCGACCTGCGCGACCTCGCCGTGCCCGAGTTGCGGCGCGGGGTGGTCATGGTGACGCAGGAGGCGTTCCTGTTCTCCGGCACGGTCGCCGACAACATCGCCATCGGCCGCCCGGACGCCACCCGCGAGGAGATCGAGCAGGCCGCCAAGGAGATCGGCGCGCACGACTTCATCAGCAGCCTGCCCGACGGCTACGACACCGACGTACGCAAGCGCGGCGGCCGCATCTCCGCCGGGCAGCGGCAACTGGTGGCGTTCGCCCGGGCGTTGCTGGCCGACCCGGCGGTGCTGATCCTCGACGAGGCGACCAGCTCACTGGACGTCCCCGGGGAGCGTGCGGTGCAGCGGGCCATGGCGACGGTACTGAAGGGCCGTACGGCGGTGGTCATCGCGCACCGGCTGTCGACCGTCGAGATCGCGGACCGGGTCCTGGTGATGGAGCACGGCCGGATCGTGGAGGACGGCGAACCGTCCGAACTCATCGCGGGCACGGGCAGGTTCGCGGATTTGCACCGGGCCTGGCGGGACAGTCTGGCGTAG